The Rhizoctonia solani chromosome 4, complete sequence genome contains a region encoding:
- a CDS encoding urease accessory protein UreD, giving the protein MSAPARSPQHGIGKAHIHAFGPHAHFNQLSYTYPLRLLAPTVPFAGDGQVPVGVAYMLSYGGGIELEVKVEQSVGLVFLTQGSTKVFKSRMGADRYRQSSSTSSDTTTQYLTASLASSNIFVLLPDPITCFQSASYTQVQTFHLSPSSSLVLLDWFTSGRMARGEEWVFERYYSRNEIWIDGKRVARDVMLLTQEQESGVLKKRTLKERLSPYACYATLFLIGTLVYPVVQSLQTSYGSISQRQRTGPEDLIWSLSPLVDGDGVCVRIAGKETELVREWLKVSIWTVSGMSTLVYHHGDGMMKSIFILGAHIQLRHGPHNLFPQSYNVAPQTNIPVIMQEPNGQGQQEMIRWGIQARWCDPNSFSSKNPINARSEVVLDGSVAIWKTVRGSKHCIVVCDGYYEWLKRGSSKTPYYVKHPQDHLLLLAGFYEIVRGTDPPKTTYTCTILTTEPNSQLSFLHDRMPIILSGEQALRWLDVGKGWQPELLEELRKPYTEKLVYYEVPSGVGKAGAEDPSFVEPIAERKDGLKAMMSRMVQKQDKKQAPKLEPSEIVLDYPEVKEEDPKVKVELAQSKTVKKEPFMKRELEEIVLDDDSDIEEDTTRTKSEPKSSPKSSPVKRRAPSKRGSSPIEIDVSSGSEGEDNRIDTERKRRKVDGGSSPLAGDQKPSRPVRSPNKKTIMDFFGKK; this is encoded by the exons ATGTCCGCCCCAGCTCGCTCACCCCAGCATGGTATCGGAAAAGCCCATATCCACGCATTCGGACCCCATGCGCATTTTAATCAACTTTCGTACACATACCCGCTACGACTTCTCGCTCCAACGGTTCCGTTTGCGGGTGATGGCCAGGTTCCTGTAGGTGTGGCGTATATGCTTTCGTACGGAGGGGG GATTGAGCTAGAGGTAAAGGTTGAACAAAGCGTTGGGTTGGTTTTCCTTACCCAA GGCTCGACAAAAGTGTTCAAATCAAGGATGGGTGCAGATCGATATCGACAAAGCTCTTCGACTTCATCAGACACTACAACGCAATACCTAACAGCATCACTCGCGTCTTCCAATATTTTCGTCCTCCTCCCCGACCCAATTACATGCTTCCAATCCGCATCTTATACACAAGTTCAAACTTTTCATTTGtccccttcttcttctcttgTCTTGCTCGACTGGTTTACCTCCGGTCGTATGGCTCGAGGAGAAGAATGGGTATTCGAGCGGTATTACAGCAGGAACGAGATTTGGATCGATGGGAAAAGGGTAGCAAGAGACGTCATGCTGCTGACGCAAGAACAAGAATCTGGGGTTCTGAAAAAGAGAACACTTAAAGAACGACTCTCACCCTATGCATGCTATGCAACACTATTTCTTATTGGCACACTCGTCTACCCAGTCGTTCAGTCCCTCCAAACAAGTTATGGGAGTATCTCTCAACGACAACGAACTGGTCCAGAAGACTTGATTTGGTCGTTGAGTCCACTGGTGGATGGTGATGGTGTATGTGTACGAATAGCAGGGAAAGAAACCGAACTCGTTCGGGAGTGGTTGAAAGTTAG CATCTGGACCGTGTCAGGAATGAGTACCCTGGTATACCACCACGGAGATGGGATGATGAAG AGCATTTTCATTCTCGGTGCGCATATTCAGCTCCGTCACGGACCACACAACTTATTTCCCCAAAGCTACAATGTAGCCCCACAAACCAATATCCCGGTTATTATGCAGGAACCGAATGGACAAGGCCAACAGGAGATGATC AGATGGGGAATCCAGGCCAGGTGGTGCGATCCCAATAGTTTTTCCTCTAAGAATCCAATCAACGCGCGCTCAGAAGTTGTCCTCGACGGGTCGGTAGCCATTTGGAAGACCGTACGGGGAAGTAAACACTGCATTGTTGTTTGCGACGG GTACTATGAGTGGCTAAAACGGGGTTCATCCAAAACGCCCTACTACGTAAAACATCCACAAGACCACCTTCTCCTTCTGGCAGGATTTTACGAGATCGTTCGAGGGACAGACCCTCCCAAGACTACGTACACTTGTACGATCCTTACTACTGAGCCCAACTCCCAGCTCTCATTCTTGCATGATCGGATGCCAATTATCTTGAGCGGAGAGCAAGCTTTAAGGTGGCTAGATGTTGGCAAAGGCTGGCAACCCGAATTATTGGAGGAGCTGAGAAAACCATATACTGAGAAACTTGTTTA CTACGAAGTTCCGTCAGGAGTTGGTAAGGCTGGAGCCGAAGATCCGTCATTTGTCGAACCAATTGCGGAAAGAAAGGATGGGTTGAAAGCTATGATGAGTCGAATGGTCCAGAAGC AGGACAAGAAGCAGGCGCCAAAGCTCGAGCCATCAGAGATAGTTTTAGATTATCCAGAAGTCAAGGAAGAAGATCCCAAAGTGAAAGTAGAATTAGCTCAGAGCAAAACTGTCAAGAAAGAACCTTTCATGAAGCGCGAACTGGAAGAAATAGTGTTAGATGATGACTCGGACATTGAAGAGGACACTACGAGGACTAAATCCGAGCCTAAATCATCTCCCAAGTCATCTCCTGTCAAGCGGCGCGCGCCATCCAAACGAGGTTCTTCTCCGATCGAGATCGACGTGAGCTCGGGATCTGAAGGTGAAGACAATCGCATCGATACTGAGAGAAAGAGACGAAAAGTAGATGGAGGATCTTCGCCTCTTGCTGGGGATCAGAAGCCTTCGAGACCTGTGCGGTCCCCAAACAAAAAGACAATTATGGACTTCTTTGGAAAGAAGTAG
- a CDS encoding Cyclin, C-terminal domain encodes MAITDAPTNTESSAPPPPAAPKQPLYESSTQFKHWRFSPEQLAKSRRELNQAAVESLKKLLEEEEPGSTSSIHFLTPEEERALVVYYARVIGSMCVRIGLSEEVEATATSYLKRFYLKNTVMDWHPMNVTITILFLATKTSNMPISLDYYVSKLPSGKTEAADVLALEFLVAQSLNFEFSVWHAHRALWGIVLDIQSIPEIDQESTKHTHSAALQHIRNSRLTDAELIYTPSQIAMACLYLADPQLAETYLSQKGSGNMLSVVQEAAAMIERDGKGTDVGLVREIDFRLKTCKNPERVKGSKAYEARQAKADAAADKKRALKATASLEARMSQDEMFGPSISLPSGDPQSSPLLPLRVVRSRLDLGVAASKGRMTELGLTGDTIGGIAEVDSPTSAQFVDVQGNLKDEENGGEGGDMAGPLLDKVPEVRITETSSPSPPPPRTSTQTDPLPHSHASSSRASLLPPAAATGSTRSRRATMDGRANRLSGFFSQLLTTRRPEREPPMPRERSVSPPPSPMRPTRPVTPPPPLAPPTLSELGLQLSIITSNLTTAQYAMAPTSGTFLAPHYLLLCHGQGLDVLPLNAPPAPQPYALVRRVSFKSVIVMEERGVLVAIAGRRDGVRVYALEEVRRAVEWRLDLELKREAEAARRSRSKGTPGVTIPASNSAPSALQPSKPTAPPPSYSASVDQTLRPLITRVSTTNLAAMAAAASPRHRGGSLSSIVGLAQNGTQKSEWAELQASDEEVLVAAGPEASAALDERTSAAAQQHPQQAAPVASVASPPLQIGGTSARRATVGAESATTLSSMRSALAHSRSNSQLLPRGPTTAETDAEPEVGIDSVSMAEMLRESRMPPPQVPANTTQRRASVVMLQSQTHPVFQPGELDPVGEDTDPPPTPGDDVRPRRWSFVAPSSSSLPEPIASRPPAHTSIPANTTVSQQQQQPIDEPILPHRSRLYPFRLRPPSQLYPLHHLDKDPTARPGPSPHPAAFGSKKHRSKSRDRAASAHAGTSSGAGPSGNGHTEGAPPEGPAAAPKLEYIKLPGTKGAIMIKAVETPKKSFLAILCGESGEKVELFAGTYRTALGLSRTFILPDSPKSLELQLQGDDLVEVFLVFAQNVFGLEPATVRVREVRIGRNERRAIRRRARAANGGSRTIEPSEAGQAGGGAASRAAETVITTTVSVGEDHQPASPASRRSTSLVRRRREVQGRIVTAPDVPVPIPPVPPVPQPTDPTMAEELAALSSIQSGPYTTFQQLSLRPNFLSRPSRTTISSRLPILISASTGKHEPVVVVEGLEDDPAHGIQIDIEPESEHEDERGDEQAIIESSPIPTPSHTPPPPPVQPAQVPAPAVVKWYYLDPKGVVQGPWKPSIMQNWLREGYLPPELPVRRADETEPRPVVVPPSPVVPPTPTVIPPTPVDEPVVVKPEPVRASGSELTEVPEKVESGEESGTHIPAVERTSTPGASTSSVAEPSGSNTPVEANGTNTPSKASTSQIPAEVNTSKPPTESSPSQTPAQTQPSSSTSQTTSKPNPPDPFKPTKALLKPLSLLAQPRHFGPPALFYCSRGGHSTTIVDARGRPVLKGRIHWSSNDAMGDTQRIEAFDVGDRAVFVALRQGGIEALDVGEALLEPGDESRTAVPAYRVAVSGGTSRRAPWVWKLGTSVSALGNSAVDTPQPSAATGNGNASGHGNGNGKRRAGGGKRHAESNDDSNPFSDSPFAFLSDEGVIFLARQGDSVYMCERNAGKFRLLKLSKAPSV; translated from the exons ATGGCTATAACAGATGCACCAACCAACACCGAATCGTCTGCACCACCGCCTCCCGCCGCTCCTAAACAACCACTATACGAATCGTCAACCCAATTCAAACACTGGCGCTTCTCACCCGAACAGCTTGCCAAGTCACGAAGAGAGCTGAACCAAGCTGCAGTAGAGAGTTTAAAGAAGTTactggaagaagaggag CCAGGATCGACGTCCAGTATCCATTTCTTGACGCCTGAAGAAGAGCGTGCGCTTGTGGTGTATTATGCACGCGTGATTGGGTCAATGTGTGTCCGGATTGGGCTGTCCGAAGAGGTCGAAGCAACTGCGACGAGTTATCTAAAGCGGTTTTATTTGAAGAATACGGTGATGGATTGGCATCCTATGAACGTCAC AATAACAATACTATTTCTGGCGACAAAAACATCAAACATGCCCATTTCACTAGACTACTACGTTTCCAAGTTGCCTTCTGGCAAAACCGAGGCTGCCGATGTGCTCGCGCTCGAGTTTCTGGTTGCCCAGAGTCTGAACTTTGAGTTTTCGGTATGGCACGCCCATCGAGCGTTGTGGGGCATTGTCTTGGATATTCAG AGTATACCTGAAATCGACCAAGAATCAACTAAACACACACATTCCGCCGCTTTACAGCACATTCGCAACTCGCGCTTGACGGACGCTGAGCTGATCTACACACCTTCCCAAATCGCCATGGCCTGCCTGTATCTCGCGGACCCTCAGTTAGCCGAAACCTACCTCTCGCAAAAGGGAAGCGGGAACATGCTGAGCGTCGTTCAAGAGGCCGCGGCGATGATTGAACGGGACGGGAAGGGAACGGATGTAGGTCTCGTGAGGGAGATTGATTTTCGGCTCAAGACGTGTAAGAATCCCGAGAGAGTCAAGGGAAGCAAAGC GTACGAAGCTCGACAGGCAAAAGCCGATGCGGCCGCGGACAAGAAGCGTGCGCTCAAGGCGACTGCATCGCTTGAGGCGAGGATGAGCCAGGATGAGATGTTTGGACCTTCGATTTCTTTGCCTAGCGGGGATCCGCAGAGCTC ACCGTTGCTCCCACTGCGTGTAGTGCGATCCCGACTGGACTTGGGCGTGGCAGCGAGCAAGGGGAGAATGACCGAACTGGGACTCACGGGGGATACTATAGGAGGTATTGCCGAAGTTGATTCGCCGACTAGTGCCCAGTTTGTGGATGTGCAAGGCAACTTGAAAGACGAAGAGAACGGGGGAGAGGGTGGCGATATGGCAGGGCCGCTGTTGGACAAGGTGCCCGAGGTGCGGATTACGGAAACAAGCTCGCCATCGCCTCCACCGCCGCGGACATCGACGCAAACGGACCCACTCCCGCATTCCCATGCGTCATCGTCGAGAGCCTCACTGTTGCCCCCTGCGGCCGCAACAGGCTCGACGCGGAGCCGACGAGCGACAATGGAT GGCCGAGCGAACCGCCTGTCTGGGTTTTTCTCCCAGCTGCTGACCACACGACGACCGGAACGCGAGCCTCCGATGCCACGCGAACGCTCCGTGTCTCCCCCGCCATCGCCTATGCGTCCCACTCGCCCCGTGACACCGCCACCGCCCCTTGCACCCCCGACACTCTCAGAACTCGGTTTGCAACTGTCGATTATCACCTCTAACCTTACTACCGCCCAGTATGCCATGGCCCCTACCAGCGGCACCTTTCTCGCGCCCCACTATCTTCTCCTCTGCCACGGCCAGGGCCTCGATGTCTTGCCGCTCAATGCTCCCCCTGCTCCCCAGCCGTATGCACTCGTGAGGCGAGTGTCGTTCAAGAGTGTGATCGTCATGGAAGAGCGGGGTGTGCTTGTTGCGATTGCTGGACGACGAGACGGCGTGCGTGTGTATGCACTCGAAGAAGTGCGCCGTGCTGTCGAATGGCGCCTTGACCTCGAGCTCAAGCGCGAGGCCGAAGCTGCACGTCGCTCGCGGTCCAAAGGCACTCCCGGAGTCACCATTCCCGCCTCCAACTCGGCCCCATCTGCACTTCAGCCTTCGAAACCGACAGCCCCTCCCCCGAGCTACTCGGCCAGTGTCGACCAGACCCTTCGTCCGCTCATCACTCGCGTGTCTACCACCAATCTGGCAGCTATGGCAGCCGCGGCAAGCCCCAGGCACCGCGGAGGTTCTCTCTCCAGTATTGTCGGTCTTGCTCAAAACGGGACTCAAAAATCAGAGTGGGCAGAGCTTCAGGCGAGCGATGAAGAGGTCTTAGTTGCCGCTGGCCCCGAAGCCAGTGCTGCCCTGGACGAACGCACCTCGGCTGCGGCTCAGCAGCACCCACAGCAAGCAGCACCTGTTGCATCCGTTGCCTCTCCTCCACTTCAAATTGGCGGCACATCAGCACGTCGCGCAACCGTGGGCGCCGAGAGTGCCACCACTCTATCCTCCATGCGCTCAGCCCTCGCTCATTCAAGATCCAATAGCCAACTCTTGCCCCGTGGTCCGACTACCGCTGAGACTGACGCCGAGCCCGAGGTCGGCATCGACTCGGTATCCATGGCCGAGATGTTACGCGAGAGCAGGATGCCTCCTCCTCAAGTTCCGGCCAATACTACACAGCGACGGGCATCTGTCGTCATGCTTCAGAGCCAGACTCATCCTGTTTTCCAACCTGGCGAACTGGATCCTGTGGGCGAAGACACCGACCCACCTCCGACACCGGGAGACGATGTCCGACCAAGACGATGGTCGTTTGTCGCCCCTTCGAGCTCCTCGTTACCTGAACCTATCGCATCCCGGCCACCGGCGCATACCTCCATCCCAGCAAATACCACCGTAtcacaacagcaacagcagccgATAGACGAGCCAATACTACCCCATCGCTCGCGCCTATACCCCTTCCGGCTGCGTCCTCCCAGTCAGCTATACCCCCTCCATCACCTCGACAAGGATCCCACCGCTCGACCCGGTCCCAGCCCTCACCCAGC CGCGTTTGGGTCCAAAAAGCACCGCTCCAAGTCGCGCGATCGGGCGGCCTCGGCCCATGCCGGGACCTCGAGCGGGGCAGGGCCATCAGGGAACGGCCATACCGAGGGTGCACCGCCCGAAGGGCCCGCTGCGGCACCCAAATTGGAGTACATCAAGCTGCCAGGAACCAAAGGTGCGATTATGATCAAGGCGGTCGAGACGCCCAAGAAAAG TTTCCTAGCCATTTTGTGCGGCGAATCGGGCGAAAAGGTCGAATTGTTTGCGGGGACGTATCGTACTGCGCTTGGACTCTCGCGCACGTTTATCTTGCCTGACTCGCCCAAGTCGTTGGAGCTGCAGCTCCAAGGCGATGATCTGGTCGAAGTCTTTCTCGTGTTTGCGCAAAACGTGTTTGGACTCGAGCCGGCGACCGTACGCGTGCGCGAAGTCCGAATCGGGAGAAACGAGCGACGGGCTATTCGGAGACGGGCGAGAGCCGCGAACGGGGGCAGTCGGACCATCGAACCCTCTGAGGCAGGGCAAGCGGGAGGAGGAGCAGCATCACGGGCAGCAGAAACAGTGATTACGACTACTGTATCGGTTGGGGAAGATCATCAGCCCGCCTCTCCTGCGTCGCGACGAAGTACGTCCCTTGTTCGAAGGCGCCGTGAAGTCCAAGGACGAATCGTCACCGCCCCCGATGTTCCTGTTCCCATCCCACCGGTCCCGCCGGTCCCGCAGCCTACCGATCCGACGATGGCAGAAGAGCTCGCGGCACTATCGTCGATCCAGTCTGGGCCGTATACGACGTTCCAGCAGCTATCTTTGCGCCCCAATTTCCTCTCGCGGCCATCGCGGACGACTATATCATCCCGCCTACCTATCTTGATTTCTGCAAGTACAGGGAAAC ACGAGCCGGTGGTTGTCGTCGAAGGGTTGGAAGACGATCCTGCACACGGGATACAGATTGACATTGAGCCCGAATCTGAGCATGAAGATGAACGTGGGGACGAACAGGCTATTATTGAGTCTTCGCCGATTCCGACTCCATCGCATAcacctcctccccctcctgtACAACCTGCTCAAGTCCCTGCACCAGCAGTGGTAAAATGGTACTACCTGGATCCAAAGGGCGTAGTTCAAG GCCCGTGGAAACCATCCATCATGCAAAACTGGCTCCGGGAAGGCTATCTCCCGCCCGAACTCCCAGTTCGACGAGCGGACGAGACCGA ACCCCGTCCGGTAGTTGTTCCACCCAGTCCAGTCGTGCCTCCTACGCCAACTGTGATACCTCCTACACCTGTGGATGAACCTGTAGTTGTCAAGCCCGAGCCAGTCAGAGCGTCCGGGTCCGAATTGACCGAGGTACCAGAAAAGGTAGAGAGTGGGGAAGAGAGTGGGACGCATATCCCAGCAGTTGAAAGGACAAGTACACCTGGTGCCAGCACGTCCTCTGTCGCAGAGCCAAGCGGGTCAAATACTCCTGTAGAAGCCAACGGGACGAACACTCCATCCAAAGCGAGCACATCCCAAATCCCAGCTGAAGTTAATACGTCCAAACCCCCAACAGAATCAAGCCCGTCCCAAACCCCTGCGCAAACCCAACCCAGCTCGTCTACCTCGCAAACAACATCCAAACCTAATCCACCCGACCCTTTCAAACCGACAAAAGCCCTGCTCAAACCCCTCTCTCTGCTCGCCCAACCACGACACTTTGGGCCTCCGGCGCTGTTCTACTGTTCTCGTGGCGGACACAGCACAACGATCGTCGACGCTCGCGGTCGACCGGTGCTCAAGGGCCGGATCCACTGGTCGTCCAACGACGCGATGGGGGACACGCAGCGCATCGAGGCGTTCGATGTGGGTGATCGAGCCGTGTTTGTTGCGCTTCGACAGGGAGGGATCGAGGCGCTGGACGTGGGCGAGGCGCTGTTGGAGCCCGGGGATGAGTCCAGGACTGCGGTTCCGGCGTACCGTGTAGCTGTGTCGGGCGGGACGAGTCGGCGTGCCCCGTGGGTTTGGAAACTGGGCACCTCGGTTTCTGCTCTTGGGAATTCTGCGGTCGACACTCCTCAGCCTAGCGCTGCGACTGGGAATGGGAATGCAAGCGGTCATGGGAATGGGAATGGAAAGCGTCGTGCGGGCGGAGGAAAGCGACACGCCGAGTCAAACGACGATAGCAACCCATTCTCAGACAGTCCGTTCGCGTTCTTGTCTGACGAAGGTGTAATTTTCCTTGCGCGCCAGGGAGACAGTGTATACATGTGTGAACGAAACGCGGGCAAGTTTAGGCTATTAAAGTTGTCCAAAGCGCCGAGTGTATAA
- a CDS encoding AMP binding enzyme: MFTPTPASTPPPNAVLRLKYSSKLPVNITLWAQRVQNLAYALKRVHGIKPGDRVAVIAPNCSMIADAHFGVLAARAVITPINTRLTIPEVDYILEHSGAKLVLIPYVVCKDTGRAGDPYEDYLTQGRKLSGEEGWAGLEMEPDENANASLCYTSGTTGRPKGVVSTFRGSYLAAIANAYEARITRDSTYLWILPMFHACGWTYPWANVFAFATQVTIRAVVNSIVWRHFTESRVTHYCGAPTVQIGIVNAPEAQRLEHQVHAIIAGSAPTAHLIGELEKKNIHVTHVYGLTHALNVPVARQTYGPFTRNHPQPEWARLSLDERAKFMARQGQAFATADEARVVYTDSEENLRDVPADGKTVGEIVVRGNIVMKEYFQDPEATKKAFKGGHFWSGDLAVRHPDGTIGITDRSKDIIISGGENASSLAIEQELSTHPDVLEVAVIARNHPKWGERAMAYVILHSHKAGKWKGKHAEFEADMKNHAKKRLPGFACPEWVEVVPELPKTSTGKILKNVLRGRVSKL; this comes from the exons ATGTTCACCCCGACCCCAGCAAGTACACCCCCGCCAAATGCGGTACTAAGGTTGAAGTACTCCAGCAAACTCCCTGTCAACATTACCCTCTG GGCTCAGCGAGTTCAAAACCTTGCATATGCGCTGAAACGAGTCCATGGGATTAAACCTGGAGACAGAGTCGCAGTCATAGCACCCAACTG TTCCATGATAGCAG ATGCACACtttggggtccttgcagcAAGGGCTGTGATCACGCCAATCAA CACACGCCTGACCATTCCGGAGGTTGACTACATCCTAGAGCATAGTGGTGCTAAACTCGTTCTC ATCCCATACGTTGTATGCAAAGACACGGGTCGAGCCGGAGACCCTTATGAAGATTACCTTA CTCAAGGTCGTAAATTAAGCGGCGAGGAGGGATGGGCGGGCCTTGAAATGGAGCCTGATGAGAATGCAAATGCCAGTTTATGTTATAC TTCGGGAACTACTGGACGA CCAAAGGGCGTGGTTTCTACATTCAGAG GCTCCTACCTCGCTGCCATTGCAAATGCATATGAAGCCCG GATCACGCGTGACTCGACCTATCTTTG GATTCTCCCCATGTTCCACGCGTGTGGCTGGACATACCCCTGGGCAAACGTGTTTGCCTTTGCAACCCAG GTTACGATCCGCGCGGTGGTAAATTCGATCGTTTGGAGGCACTTTACGGAATCTAGAGTGACCCATTATTGTGGCGCCCCAACTGTACAG ATCGGGATAGTTAATGCCCCTGAAGCACAACGGCTCGAGCACCAAGTTCACGCAATCATTGCTGGATCTGCACCAACGGCCCACTTGATCGGGGAACTCGAGAAGAAGAACATTCATGTTACACACGTATATGGACTCAC ACACGCACTCAACGTTCCTGTAGCGAGGCAG ACGTACGGTCCTTTTACTCGCAACCACCCCCAGCCCGAATGGGCGCGGTTAAGTTTGGATGAGCGGGCCAAATTCATGGCACGCCAGGGACAAGCCTTTGCCACCGCAGATGAGGCACGCGTGGTATACACCGACTCGGAAGAGAACCTTAGAGACGTTCCCGCGGATGGTAAAACTGTTGGTGAAATTGTTGTTCGTGGGAATATCGTAATGAAAGAG TATTTCCAAGACCCCGAGGCCACGAAGAAAGCGTTCAAAGGTGGTCATTTTTGGTCTGGAGATCTTGCAGTGAGGCATCCAGATGGTACAATAGGCATCACTGACAGAAGCAAGGACATCATCATCAG TGGAGGAGAA AATGCATCTTCCCTAGCTATCGAACAAG AGCTCTCAACCCACCCCGACGTACTCGAGGTAGCCGTGATCGCCCGAAACCATCCAAAATGGGGTGAACGCGCAATGGCCTATGTAATCCTGCACAGTCACAAGGCTGGAAAGTGGAAAGGCAAACACGCCGAGTTCGAGGCCGATATGAAGAACCATGCGAAGAAGCGTTTGCCTGGGTTTGCATGTCCTGAATGGGTCGAGGTTGTCCCAGAGCTGCCCAAGACCTC GACTGGCAAAATTCTAAAG AATGTCCTCCGTGGCCGAGTCTCCAAACTCTAG
- a CDS encoding Golgi apparatus membrane protein TVP23, which produces MSTTDPLLTTIEPDEVAPAENTSSTRNQPQREQVVLTPTNRAQGNASASDVEAGLSGILRQSSHPTVLFFLYLFRIAAIAVYLLCGFFTDNYVLSTVVVVVLLAMDFWNCRNVAGRRLVGLRFWNQVDEDGESYWVFESRDPSRPANPIDSKMFWTALYVFPVLWVLLFIVSLLKFNISFVPIVGLALVFNITNVIGFTYADRDAKQRWASSVAGDGWNMGLGGIGGRILGGAVRNSVGRAFGL; this is translated from the exons ATGTCGACGACGGATCCGTTACTCACAACAATTGAACCCGATGAGGTCGCTCCCGCCGAAAACACCTCGAGTACGAGGAACCAGCCTCAGAGAGAACAAGTGGTACTTACCCCAACTAACCGGGCTCAGGGAAATGCATCAGCGTCAGATGTGGAAGCAG GTCTCTCTGGGATACTGAGGCAG TCCTCCCATCCTACCGTTCTATTCTTCCTCTATCTCTTTCGGATTGCTGCCATTGCGGTGTACCTGTTGTGCGGATTCTTCACAGATAATTACGTACTCTCA ACTGTTGTTGTAGTTGTCCTGCTGGCTATGGACTTCTGGAACTGTCGC AATGTCGCTGGGCGCCGCTTGGTGGGACTTCGCTTTTGGAACCAAGTAGATGAAGATGGTGAAAGTTACTGGGTCTTTGAGAGTCGCGAC CCTTCACGGCCTGCCAACCCAATTGACTCAAA AATGTTTTGG ACTGCCCTCTACGTCTTCCCGGTACTCTGGGTCCTTTTGTTCATTGTATCGCTCCTCAAATTCAACATTTC GTTTGTTCCGATAGTTGGGCTTGCCCTGGTATTCAATATCACAAATGTGATTGGATTCACTTATGC TGACCGGGATGCAAAACAAAGATGGGCCTCGTCGGTTGCAGGCGATGGCTGGAACATGGGCCTGGGTGGCATTGGTGGACGTATTCTAGGAGGTGCAGTTAGGAACAGCGTCGGGAGAGCTTTCGGTTTgtga